One Methylobacterium sp. AMS5 genomic region harbors:
- a CDS encoding UDP-glucuronic acid decarboxylase family protein, whose amino-acid sequence MKKRILVTGGAGFVGSHLCDRLVAQGHDVLAVDNFYTGDRSNLAQHLSNPRFEVMRHDVNFPLYVEVDEIYNLACPASPIHYQRDPVQTTKTSVIGAINMLGLAKRLGIPILQASTSEIYGDPDVHPQPEDYRGLVSVSGPRACYDEGKRCAETLFFDYQRRHHVPIRVARIFNTYGPRMNRDDGRVVSNFVVQALRGEPITLYGDGRQTRAFCFVDDLVEGLMRLMNVEGTLDGAVNLGNPTEVTIAEIAHRIIALTGSRSEIVYRPLPQDDPRQRCPDITRAKAMLHWTPKVGLDEGLTRTIAYFEALLSAAGSSVTPFEPALPELAKVELAKTGS is encoded by the coding sequence ATGAAGAAGCGTATCCTCGTGACGGGTGGGGCCGGTTTTGTCGGCAGCCACCTGTGCGATCGACTGGTGGCGCAGGGACACGACGTGCTCGCGGTCGATAATTTCTACACGGGCGACCGGTCGAACCTAGCCCAGCACCTGAGCAATCCGCGCTTCGAGGTCATGCGCCACGACGTGAATTTCCCGCTCTACGTCGAGGTCGACGAGATCTACAATCTCGCCTGCCCCGCCTCCCCGATCCACTATCAGCGCGACCCGGTGCAGACCACGAAGACGAGCGTGATCGGGGCCATCAACATGCTCGGGCTCGCCAAGCGGCTCGGCATCCCGATCCTCCAGGCCTCCACCAGCGAGATCTACGGCGATCCGGACGTCCACCCGCAGCCGGAGGATTATCGCGGCCTCGTCAGCGTCAGCGGCCCGCGCGCCTGCTACGACGAGGGCAAGCGCTGCGCCGAGACCCTGTTCTTCGATTACCAGCGCCGGCACCACGTGCCGATCCGCGTGGCGCGCATCTTCAACACCTACGGGCCGCGGATGAACCGCGACGACGGCCGGGTCGTCTCGAACTTCGTGGTGCAGGCGCTGCGGGGCGAGCCGATCACCCTCTACGGCGACGGCCGCCAGACCCGCGCCTTCTGCTTCGTCGACGACCTCGTCGAGGGGCTGATGCGCCTGATGAACGTCGAAGGCACGCTCGACGGCGCGGTCAATCTCGGCAACCCGACCGAGGTGACCATCGCCGAGATCGCCCATCGGATCATCGCGCTCACCGGCTCGCGCTCGGAGATCGTCTACCGCCCGCTGCCGCAGGACGACCCGCGCCAGCGCTGCCCCGACATCACCCGGGCGAAGGCGATGCTGCACTGGACCCCGAAGGTCGGGCTCGACGAGGGGCTGACGCGGACGATCGCCTATTTCGAGGCGCTGCTCTCGGCCGCCGGCTCGAGCGTGACGCCGTTCGAGCCGGCGCTGCCCGAACTCGCCAAGGTGGAACTCGCGAAGACCGGCTCATGA
- a CDS encoding exopolysaccharide biosynthesis polyprenyl glycosylphosphotransferase, translating into MPDVDVANTGLLPAGGAGWPGRLRERLKERLGPARSGRAETIAEARRRIVTGALLGGDAVAVLAACGGSLLVMAAAGAAAGLAPAMLTGWCALQIGALALCGLYEPIEAEPIERLRRRGLAAALAFAAAVLVGGGPWSWPWSWAATGIAALLAIPLGHYAEGFVRARLVRRGVWGAATIVYGEGAAELARSLAARPELGLRPIGIVRTADQTVEPFRTVVPPGPSEDAERSAERMASLLEAAEVAICTPGEREPARFAWLTRHPFRQVLVAHHAPEVETVRLQTRCLGPVVGLVVRRAIFLPHNLRLKRALDLAVAVPALLVFGPLIGVLALGVKIADPGPAFYVQPRVGRDGRTIRVYKLRSMFRDAEARLAEHLAADEAARREWDRFCKLRNDPRVLPGIGGFIRRTSLDELPQLLNVLRGDMSVVGPRPFPAYHTERFGPAFQALRASVPPGLTGLWQISARSDGDLTVQEQQDSFYIRNWSIWTDLYILLETVPAVLTAKGAR; encoded by the coding sequence ATGCCGGACGTCGATGTCGCAAATACCGGTCTCCTGCCGGCCGGCGGAGCCGGCTGGCCGGGGCGCCTTCGAGAGCGTCTCAAGGAGCGTCTCGGACCCGCCCGGTCCGGGCGCGCCGAGACGATCGCCGAGGCGCGGCGCCGGATCGTCACCGGGGCCCTGCTCGGCGGCGACGCCGTCGCCGTGCTGGCCGCCTGCGGGGGAAGCCTGCTCGTCATGGCGGCGGCCGGAGCGGCCGCCGGCCTCGCGCCGGCCATGCTGACCGGCTGGTGCGCCCTGCAGATCGGCGCCCTGGCCCTGTGCGGCCTCTACGAACCGATCGAGGCGGAGCCGATCGAGCGGCTGCGCCGCCGCGGTCTGGCCGCCGCCCTCGCGTTCGCCGCTGCCGTCCTGGTCGGCGGCGGGCCCTGGTCCTGGCCATGGTCCTGGGCCGCCACCGGGATCGCCGCCCTCCTCGCCATCCCGCTCGGGCACTACGCGGAGGGGTTCGTGCGTGCGCGTCTCGTCCGGCGGGGCGTTTGGGGGGCGGCGACCATCGTCTACGGCGAGGGCGCCGCCGAGCTGGCCCGCAGCCTCGCCGCCCGGCCGGAACTCGGACTGCGACCGATCGGCATCGTCCGCACGGCCGATCAAACCGTCGAGCCCTTCCGCACCGTCGTGCCGCCGGGGCCCTCGGAGGACGCCGAGCGTTCGGCCGAGCGCATGGCGAGCCTGCTGGAGGCGGCCGAGGTCGCCATCTGCACCCCCGGCGAACGCGAGCCCGCCCGCTTCGCCTGGCTCACCCGGCACCCGTTCCGGCAGGTGCTCGTGGCGCACCATGCGCCGGAGGTGGAGACCGTGCGCCTGCAGACCCGCTGCCTCGGTCCCGTGGTCGGGCTCGTGGTGCGCCGGGCGATCTTCCTGCCGCACAACCTGCGCCTCAAGCGGGCGCTCGATCTTGCCGTGGCGGTGCCGGCCCTTCTCGTCTTCGGACCCCTGATCGGTGTGCTGGCGCTTGGCGTGAAGATCGCCGATCCGGGCCCGGCCTTCTACGTCCAGCCCCGCGTCGGGCGGGATGGCCGTACCATCCGCGTGTACAAGCTGCGCAGCATGTTCCGCGACGCGGAGGCGCGGCTCGCCGAGCATCTGGCTGCCGACGAGGCCGCCCGGCGCGAATGGGACCGGTTCTGCAAGCTGCGCAACGATCCGCGCGTCCTGCCCGGCATCGGCGGCTTCATCCGCCGCACCAGCCTCGACGAGCTGCCCCAGCTCCTCAACGTGTTGCGCGGCGACATGAGCGTGGTCGGGCCCCGCCCCTTCCCCGCCTACCACACCGAGCGGTTCGGCCCGGCCTTCCAGGCGCTGCGGGCGAGCGTGCCGCCGGGCCTGACCGGACTGTGGCAGATCTCGGCCCGCAGCGACGGCGACCTCACGGTGCAGGAGCAGCAGGACAGCTTCTACATCCGCAATTGGTCGATCTGGACCGACCTGTACATCCTCCTCGAGACGGTGCCGGCGGTGCTCACCGCCAAGGGCGCCCGCTGA
- a CDS encoding exopolysaccharide transport family protein produces the protein MDPFHEADPPGGGRSLTSHYEAVTGHALAVLWRRRIMIASIAGLSALAAGAASLALPPSYTAEVLLQFDFGQTQDVRGTGKSGPQIALEPASVVESEARIIRSFAIAQSVAGRLEEAGQAKQAAQAGQAAKEASAGWVGSLRQALENRVQAALPALPGTRPEETAQQETERDAQAQRLLRGLTVGNDAKAYLITIGYRDRDPKRAAETANTFATEYLARKMQAASLATERASRWYAEQIQVSRGELARLDSEIDAFRKRTGFVESVREGVDLREQQLRDALTELSSASAKRLAEEARLQRAGDVMRFGGVPNASDTTISPVIQQMLADDSKLRQELEQLTAVSGDNHPSVLRLKASIAALQQRLQLRMAEVLKLVEVDLGAARGLEASAEARVSTVRRSLIESKALESKLRALQADATAARDRLRVLDEGYQTANALSELKPVMAQMLAPAKVPTLPTGPGLGLVLGLGLFAGAGAGSVLALGLDRRDRGYRSQGEMEAETGLPCLALLPNRPAGAQSGERLEQDLVFREAVRAAVAELVAVREPLKVVLVTSAMPGEGKSVVARSVARSLAAMGRRVLILDGSPRRAAIEDGRHGNLGHETHADDEETEGRISTIRRVSGLKDGHDIYAEPTFGMLVREARERYDVILVEVPPVLLLGDVALLRQHADAVVHVVAWHGTQKAAVTASLAYMHRLGLTVAGLVLNKVDLKRHQGRAADRGTLYRDFSHYYRNSA, from the coding sequence ATGGATCCGTTCCACGAAGCCGACCCGCCCGGCGGCGGGCGATCGCTGACCTCCCATTACGAGGCGGTCACCGGGCACGCCCTCGCGGTGCTCTGGCGGCGCCGGATCATGATCGCCTCGATCGCCGGGCTGTCGGCGCTGGCGGCGGGGGCGGCCTCGCTCGCCCTGCCGCCGAGCTACACCGCCGAGGTGCTGCTCCAGTTCGATTTCGGCCAGACCCAAGATGTGCGCGGGACGGGCAAGTCCGGCCCGCAGATCGCCCTCGAACCGGCCTCGGTGGTGGAGAGCGAGGCGCGCATCATCCGCTCGTTTGCCATCGCGCAATCCGTGGCGGGCCGGCTCGAGGAAGCCGGGCAAGCCAAGCAGGCGGCCCAGGCGGGGCAGGCGGCCAAGGAGGCATCGGCGGGATGGGTCGGCTCCCTGAGGCAAGCTCTCGAGAATCGGGTTCAGGCCGCGCTGCCCGCCCTCCCCGGCACCCGTCCGGAAGAAACCGCGCAGCAGGAGACCGAGCGCGACGCCCAGGCCCAGCGGCTCCTGCGCGGGCTCACCGTCGGCAACGACGCCAAGGCCTACCTGATCACCATCGGCTACCGTGACCGCGACCCGAAGCGGGCGGCGGAGACCGCCAACACCTTCGCCACCGAGTATCTCGCCCGCAAGATGCAGGCAGCCTCCCTCGCCACCGAGCGGGCGAGCCGCTGGTACGCCGAGCAGATCCAGGTCTCGCGCGGCGAACTGGCCCGGCTGGACAGCGAGATCGACGCCTTCCGCAAGCGCACGGGCTTCGTCGAATCGGTGCGCGAGGGCGTGGACCTGCGCGAGCAGCAGTTGCGCGACGCCCTCACCGAACTCTCCAGCGCCTCGGCCAAGCGGCTGGCGGAGGAGGCGCGGCTGCAGCGCGCCGGGGACGTGATGCGCTTCGGCGGCGTGCCGAACGCCTCCGACACGACGATCTCGCCGGTGATCCAGCAGATGCTGGCCGATGACAGCAAGCTGCGCCAGGAACTGGAGCAACTCACCGCCGTCTCCGGCGACAACCATCCCAGCGTGCTGCGCCTCAAGGCCTCGATCGCCGCGCTCCAGCAGCGGCTTCAGCTCCGCATGGCCGAGGTGCTGAAGCTGGTCGAGGTCGATCTCGGCGCCGCCCGCGGGCTCGAAGCCTCGGCCGAGGCGCGGGTCTCGACCGTGCGCCGCTCGCTCATCGAGAGCAAGGCGCTCGAATCGAAGCTCCGCGCACTCCAAGCCGACGCGACGGCCGCCCGCGACCGCCTGCGCGTCCTCGACGAGGGCTACCAGACCGCCAACGCGCTGAGCGAACTCAAGCCGGTGATGGCGCAGATGCTGGCGCCGGCCAAGGTGCCGACCCTGCCCACCGGGCCCGGCCTCGGCCTCGTGCTCGGCCTCGGCCTGTTCGCCGGGGCCGGCGCCGGCTCGGTGCTGGCGCTCGGGCTCGACCGCCGCGACCGGGGTTACCGCAGCCAGGGCGAGATGGAGGCCGAGACCGGCCTGCCCTGCCTCGCGCTGCTGCCGAACCGGCCGGCGGGTGCGCAATCGGGCGAGCGCCTGGAACAGGATCTCGTCTTCCGCGAGGCCGTGCGGGCGGCGGTGGCCGAACTCGTCGCGGTGCGCGAGCCACTCAAGGTCGTCCTCGTCACCTCGGCGATGCCCGGAGAGGGCAAGTCCGTCGTTGCCCGCTCGGTGGCACGCTCGCTCGCCGCGATGGGGCGCCGGGTGCTGATCCTCGACGGCTCGCCCCGCCGCGCGGCGATCGAGGACGGCCGCCACGGCAATCTCGGGCACGAGACGCACGCCGACGACGAGGAGACGGAGGGCCGCATCTCGACCATCCGCCGCGTCTCCGGCCTCAAGGACGGTCACGACATCTACGCCGAGCCGACCTTCGGGATGCTCGTGCGGGAGGCGCGCGAGCGCTACGACGTCATCCTCGTGGAGGTGCCCCCGGTGCTGCTGCTGGGCGATGTCGCGCTCCTGCGCCAGCACGCCGATGCCGTGGTCCACGTCGTGGCGTGGCACGGCACGCAGAAGGCCGCCGTCACCGCGAGCCTCGCCTATATGCACCGGCTCGGGCTGACGGTCGCCGGGCTCGTCCTGAACAAGGTCGATCTGAAGCGCCACCAGGGCCGCGCCGCGGATCGCGGCACGCTCTACCGCGACTTCTCGCACTACTACCGGAACAGCGCGTGA
- a CDS encoding WecB/TagA/CpsF family glycosyltransferase, translated as MSAPLPRVPILGVPVSAITLDEAVMAVEDWILARQRHYVCITGAHGVIECQTDGRLRAIHERAGLVTPDGMPLVFMARRLGFPRTQRVYGPDLMRALTALSARKGYRQYYFGGGSGLPERLAARLTEQFPDLPIAGTFSPPFRPTTPEEDEAIVARINAAAPDILWVGLSTPKQEYWMARHRDRLEVPVMVGVGAAFDFLAGTKRQAPAWMQRRGLEWAFRLGTEPRRLARRYGRIVPEFILRAGFQLLSAPSRPRRSF; from the coding sequence ATGAGCGCACCCCTCCCCCGCGTTCCGATCCTGGGGGTGCCGGTCAGCGCGATCACGCTGGACGAGGCGGTGATGGCGGTCGAGGACTGGATCCTCGCCCGCCAGCGCCACTACGTCTGCATCACCGGTGCCCACGGCGTCATCGAGTGCCAGACCGACGGGCGCTTGCGCGCGATCCACGAGCGCGCCGGCCTCGTCACGCCGGACGGGATGCCGCTGGTCTTCATGGCGCGCCGGCTCGGCTTCCCGCGCACGCAGCGGGTCTACGGACCCGACCTCATGCGCGCGCTGACGGCCCTGTCCGCCCGCAAGGGCTATCGGCAATACTACTTCGGCGGCGGTTCCGGCCTGCCCGAGCGGCTGGCGGCACGCCTGACGGAGCAGTTCCCCGATCTGCCCATCGCCGGCACCTTCTCGCCCCCCTTCCGCCCGACCACGCCGGAGGAGGACGAAGCGATCGTCGCGCGCATCAACGCGGCGGCGCCCGACATCCTGTGGGTGGGCCTCAGCACCCCGAAGCAGGAATACTGGATGGCGCGCCACCGCGACCGGCTCGAGGTGCCGGTCATGGTCGGCGTCGGTGCGGCCTTCGACTTCCTCGCCGGCACCAAGCGGCAGGCGCCGGCCTGGATGCAGCGGCGCGGGCTCGAATGGGCCTTCCGCCTCGGCACCGAGCCGCGCCGGCTGGCGCGCCGCTACGGTCGGATCGTGCCCGAGTTCATCCTGCGCGCCGGGTTCCAGCTCCTGAGCGCCCCGTCGCGGCCGCGGCGGTCGTTCTAA
- a CDS encoding NAD-dependent epimerase/dehydratase family protein has product MSKSAVVTGAGGFIGGHLVTYLRRLGYHVRGVDIKYPDFGQSDADEFMLADLRSIEECREAVKGVDEVYNLAADMGGIGYISGAHASITFNNTMISAQMLKAAFDARVERFLFSSSACVYPQHLQDVPSVIPLKEEDAFPAAPEEGYGLEKLYTEKLCQYFTEDYGFPTRSVRFHNVYGPLGTYDGGKEKAPAAICRKIARTPDGGTIDIWGDGQQTRSFMYVDDCVEGIYRIMQSDHHGPLNLGTDELVSISGLVDLVAEVSGKTIHKAFDLSKPQGVRGRNSDNTRLREVLGWEPLIHLREGLQPTYRWIDEQIREAQAQADAAPRQAAE; this is encoded by the coding sequence ATGTCGAAGAGCGCAGTTGTTACCGGGGCCGGCGGTTTCATTGGTGGACATCTGGTGACGTACCTGCGTCGCCTTGGCTATCATGTCCGTGGCGTCGATATTAAATACCCCGATTTCGGGCAAAGCGACGCCGACGAGTTCATGCTCGCCGATCTGCGCTCGATCGAAGAGTGCCGCGAGGCGGTGAAGGGCGTCGACGAAGTCTACAATCTCGCCGCCGACATGGGCGGGATCGGCTACATCTCCGGCGCGCACGCCTCGATCACCTTCAACAACACGATGATCAGCGCGCAGATGCTGAAGGCCGCCTTCGACGCGCGGGTCGAGCGGTTCCTGTTCTCCTCCTCGGCCTGCGTCTACCCGCAGCATCTGCAGGACGTGCCGAGCGTGATCCCGCTGAAGGAGGAGGATGCCTTCCCGGCCGCGCCCGAGGAAGGCTACGGCCTGGAGAAGCTCTACACGGAGAAGCTCTGCCAGTACTTCACCGAGGATTACGGCTTCCCGACCCGCTCCGTCCGCTTCCACAACGTCTACGGGCCGCTCGGCACCTATGACGGCGGCAAGGAGAAGGCGCCCGCCGCGATCTGCCGCAAGATCGCGCGCACGCCCGACGGCGGCACGATCGACATCTGGGGCGACGGCCAGCAGACCCGCTCGTTCATGTACGTCGACGACTGCGTCGAGGGCATCTACCGCATCATGCAGTCGGACCATCACGGGCCGCTCAACCTCGGCACGGACGAACTCGTCAGCATCAGCGGCCTCGTCGATCTCGTGGCCGAAGTCTCCGGCAAGACGATCCACAAGGCGTTCGACCTGAGCAAGCCGCAGGGCGTGCGCGGGCGCAACAGCGACAACACCCGCCTGCGCGAGGTTCTGGGCTGGGAGCCCCTCATCCACCTGCGCGAAGGCCTGCAGCCGACCTACCGCTGGATCGACGAGCAAATTCGAGAGGCCCAGGCACAAGCGGACGCCGCCCCGCGGCAGGCCGCCGAGTAA